One segment of Pan paniscus chromosome 20, NHGRI_mPanPan1-v2.0_pri, whole genome shotgun sequence DNA contains the following:
- the ZNF426 gene encoding zinc finger protein 426 isoform X1, whose amino-acid sequence MAAVDLSHGHYLSGDPVCLHEEKTPAGRIVADCLTDCYQDSVTFDDVAVDFTQEEWTLLDSTQRSLYSDVMLENYKNLATVGGQIIKPSLISWLEQEESRTVQGGVLQGWEMRLETQWSTLQQDFLRGQTSIGIQLEGKHNGGELCDCEQCGEVFSEHSCLKTHVRTQSTGNTHDCNQYGKDFLTLREKTSTGEKLSEFNQSEKIFSLTPNIVYQRTSTQEKSFECSHCGKSFINESYLQAHMRTHDGEKLYEWRNYGPGFIDSTSLSVLIETLNAKKPYKCKECGKGYRYPAYLSIHMRTHTGEKPYECKECGKAFNYSNSFQIHGRTHTGEKPYVCKECGKAFTQYSGLSMHVRSHSGDKPYECKECGKSFLTSSRLIQHIRTHTGEKPFVCVECGKAFAVSSNLSGHLRTHTEEKACECKICGKVFGYPSCLNNHMRTHSAQKPYTCKECGKAFNYSTHLKIHMRIHTGEKPYECKQCGKAFSHSSSFQIHERTHTGEKPYECKECGKAFTCSSSFRIHEKTHTEEKPYKCQQCGKAYSHPRSLRRHEQIH is encoded by the exons ATGGCAGCTGTTGATTTGTCCCATG GACATTATCTTTCTGGGGACCCAGTTTGCCTTCATGAAGAAAAGACACCAGCAGGAAGAATAGTGGCTGACTGCCTAACAGATTGTTATCAG GATTCAGTGACCTTTGACGATGTGGCTGTGGACTTCACCCAGGAGGAGTGGACTTTACTGGACTCAACTCAGAGAAGCCTCTACAGTGACGTGATGCTGGAGAACTACAAGAACCTGGCCACAGTAG GAGGTCAGATCATCAAACCCAGTCTAATCTCTTGGTTGGAACAAGAAGAGTCAAGGACAGTTCAGGGAGGAGTTCTCCAAG GATGGGAAATGCGGCTTGAAACCCAGTGGTCTACACTTCAGCAGGACTTTTTGAGGGGTCAGACATCCATTGGGATACAATTG GAAGGAAAACACAATGGAGGGGAACTCTGTGACTGTGAGCAATGTGGAGAAGTCTTCAGTGAACACTCATGCCTTAAGACGCACGTGAGAACTCAAAGTACAGGGAACACTCATGACTGTAATCAGTATGGAAAAGATTTCCTTACCCTGCGTGAGAAAACCTCTACTGGTGAGAAACTTTCTGAGTTTAATCAGAGTGAAAAAATCTTCAGCCTGACACCAAATATTGTATACCAGAGAACTAGCACACAAGAAAAGTCATTTGAATGTAGTCACTGTGGAAAATCCTTCATTAATGAGTCATACCTTCAGGCACATATGAGAACTCACGATGGAGAAAAACTCTACGAATGGAGGAATTATGGGCCAGGTTTTATTGACTCTACAAGCCTTTCTGTGCTTATAGAAACCCTCAATGCAAAAAAGCCCTacaaatgtaaggaatgtggaaaaGGCTATAGATACCCAGCCTACCTCAGTATTCACATGCGAACCCACACTGGGGAGAAACcatatgaatgtaaggaatgtgggaaagccttcaatTATTCCAACTCATTTCAGATACATGGaagaactcacactggagagaaaccctatgtatgtaaggaatgtgggaaagccttcactCAGTACTCGGGCCTTAGTATGCATGTACGATCTCACAGTGGAGACAagccctatgaatgtaaggaatgtgggaaatccTTCCTTACATCCTCACGCCTTATTCAACATATaagaactcacactggagagaagcctttTGTATGTgttgaatgtgggaaagcctttgcAGTTTCCTCAAATCTTAGTGGACATTTGAGAACTCACACTGAAGAGAAGGCCTGTGAGTGTAAGATATGTGGGAAAGTATTTGGGTATCCCTCATGTCTTAATAATCACATGCGAACGCACAGTGCCCAGAAACCATACAcctgtaaggaatgtgggaaggctTTTAACTATTCCACCCACCTTAAAATTCACATGCGAATccacactggagaaaaaccctatgAGTGTAAACAATGTGGAAAGGCCTTCAGTCATTCCAGTTCATTTCAAATACATGAaaggactcacactggagagaaaccctatgaatgtaaggagtgtgggaaagccttcacgTGTTCCAGTTCCTTTAGAATTCATGAAAAAACTCACACAGaagagaaaccctataaatgtcaGCAATGCGGGAAAGCTTACAGTCATCCCCGTTCACTTCGAAGACATGAACAAATTCACTAG
- the ZNF426 gene encoding zinc finger protein 426 isoform X2, whose product MDSVTFDDVAVDFTQEEWTLLDSTQRSLYSDVMLENYKNLATVGGQIIKPSLISWLEQEESRTVQGGVLQGWEMRLETQWSTLQQDFLRGQTSIGIQLEGKHNGGELCDCEQCGEVFSEHSCLKTHVRTQSTGNTHDCNQYGKDFLTLREKTSTGEKLSEFNQSEKIFSLTPNIVYQRTSTQEKSFECSHCGKSFINESYLQAHMRTHDGEKLYEWRNYGPGFIDSTSLSVLIETLNAKKPYKCKECGKGYRYPAYLSIHMRTHTGEKPYECKECGKAFNYSNSFQIHGRTHTGEKPYVCKECGKAFTQYSGLSMHVRSHSGDKPYECKECGKSFLTSSRLIQHIRTHTGEKPFVCVECGKAFAVSSNLSGHLRTHTEEKACECKICGKVFGYPSCLNNHMRTHSAQKPYTCKECGKAFNYSTHLKIHMRIHTGEKPYECKQCGKAFSHSSSFQIHERTHTGEKPYECKECGKAFTCSSSFRIHEKTHTEEKPYKCQQCGKAYSHPRSLRRHEQIH is encoded by the exons ATG GATTCAGTGACCTTTGACGATGTGGCTGTGGACTTCACCCAGGAGGAGTGGACTTTACTGGACTCAACTCAGAGAAGCCTCTACAGTGACGTGATGCTGGAGAACTACAAGAACCTGGCCACAGTAG GAGGTCAGATCATCAAACCCAGTCTAATCTCTTGGTTGGAACAAGAAGAGTCAAGGACAGTTCAGGGAGGAGTTCTCCAAG GATGGGAAATGCGGCTTGAAACCCAGTGGTCTACACTTCAGCAGGACTTTTTGAGGGGTCAGACATCCATTGGGATACAATTG GAAGGAAAACACAATGGAGGGGAACTCTGTGACTGTGAGCAATGTGGAGAAGTCTTCAGTGAACACTCATGCCTTAAGACGCACGTGAGAACTCAAAGTACAGGGAACACTCATGACTGTAATCAGTATGGAAAAGATTTCCTTACCCTGCGTGAGAAAACCTCTACTGGTGAGAAACTTTCTGAGTTTAATCAGAGTGAAAAAATCTTCAGCCTGACACCAAATATTGTATACCAGAGAACTAGCACACAAGAAAAGTCATTTGAATGTAGTCACTGTGGAAAATCCTTCATTAATGAGTCATACCTTCAGGCACATATGAGAACTCACGATGGAGAAAAACTCTACGAATGGAGGAATTATGGGCCAGGTTTTATTGACTCTACAAGCCTTTCTGTGCTTATAGAAACCCTCAATGCAAAAAAGCCCTacaaatgtaaggaatgtggaaaaGGCTATAGATACCCAGCCTACCTCAGTATTCACATGCGAACCCACACTGGGGAGAAACcatatgaatgtaaggaatgtgggaaagccttcaatTATTCCAACTCATTTCAGATACATGGaagaactcacactggagagaaaccctatgtatgtaaggaatgtgggaaagccttcactCAGTACTCGGGCCTTAGTATGCATGTACGATCTCACAGTGGAGACAagccctatgaatgtaaggaatgtgggaaatccTTCCTTACATCCTCACGCCTTATTCAACATATaagaactcacactggagagaagcctttTGTATGTgttgaatgtgggaaagcctttgcAGTTTCCTCAAATCTTAGTGGACATTTGAGAACTCACACTGAAGAGAAGGCCTGTGAGTGTAAGATATGTGGGAAAGTATTTGGGTATCCCTCATGTCTTAATAATCACATGCGAACGCACAGTGCCCAGAAACCATACAcctgtaaggaatgtgggaaggctTTTAACTATTCCACCCACCTTAAAATTCACATGCGAATccacactggagaaaaaccctatgAGTGTAAACAATGTGGAAAGGCCTTCAGTCATTCCAGTTCATTTCAAATACATGAaaggactcacactggagagaaaccctatgaatgtaaggagtgtgggaaagccttcacgTGTTCCAGTTCCTTTAGAATTCATGAAAAAACTCACACAGaagagaaaccctataaatgtcaGCAATGCGGGAAAGCTTACAGTCATCCCCGTTCACTTCGAAGACATGAACAAATTCACTAG